The region AAAGTCCAGCCTCGGCTTCTCTACAAACGGCACAGACGAGGGGGGGAGGCTACACGGGAGACCATGCAGGAAATGGTGGAGTTTCTGGGTGTTTATTACGCGGCTTCGCCTTTGAGAACCTGATTACATCTAGTTACTTAGCAGTTTAGTATCGTGTTACTGTCAGCGCAGTAGAGTCCCCCCCACCTTTAATTTTAACCAGTAGGATGTACAGAAGAGAATGGGGCAGCAAAAAGTACTGCTCGAGACAGACAGGAGGAAAGGTCAGACACACGGCCCCACTGACAGGTCACTAGCAGCCGCAGCCTTCTCTCTGAGGTTGGGGTTCACTGGTTAGCCGGCCTCCTTGGGGTGCTGATGGCTTGTGCTGTACCCCAGACTCAGCAGCATTCAGATCTAGGCTTCCGTCCTGGATATTTTGGTAGATTTTCTTGGCCGCCTCCAGGAACGCATCTTCCACGTTCTCGCCTCTGTGGTGGAAAACAGGTATGTCAGCAATAGGGTGCAAAAGAGCCCAAAGTAAGATCATGTTACCAGATCCAAGGCAGAGCCATAGTCATCTCCAAATGTTAAggggtagtgatgagcaaacgtgctcggataatgtgTTAATATCAGAGCATCTGCGAGTGCTCGTATATATTTGCGTCCCTAagcgccacaaatcatgcagccacagacagcctgaacatgtggggattctctgacaaacaagcaatccccacatgtgttcaggccagGATCGCCCTGACGAGTATGGGGCCTGGTCAGCAGATGGGGCCCGCATCGGGCACGTCttttcatgcatgtgttgtgactggcaCGCAGCCACAACACAGGCAGCtgtggcgccgaacagctgattatcaggaatGCTCCAGGTTACCGCTGCTGCTTCTTCGGTAagctctatagcttgccgaataaggagagaTCCAACGATATTCGCTAATCTCTAGTAAAAACCACAGCAGGCACCAAAAGTTCCAACCAGAGGATGAACTGCAAATCATCTATACAAGAAAGACTACTCCTCCCATTATCCTCACACATTGCTCCCATCACACAGTCACTTACGTTTTTGCACTCGCCTCCAAGAACAGGAGACCTAAAAAAATAAGAGGTGAGGTTAGTGGGTGATGATGGCAGGGACAACAGGGGCATTCAGCCTGCAATGCGCTACGTACCATTCTCCTCAGCAAACTGCTTGGCTTCCTCATACGTGACGTCGCGCTGCGCTTCCAGGTCTGCTTTATTGCCTATAAGAATGATGACCTGTGAGGGAAGAGAAGCCGCATTACTGAGCTGTACTCAGCAGTCAATGGCAGGACGTCCACTCCCCTGCGGTGGCACTTACAGTGTTGGGGTTGGTGAGGTTCCGGGCGTCAGTCAGCCAGCTGCTTAGATGA is a window of Ranitomeya variabilis isolate aRanVar5 chromosome 2, aRanVar5.hap1, whole genome shotgun sequence DNA encoding:
- the RAB14 gene encoding ras-related protein Rab-14 produces the protein MATAPYNYSYIFKYIIIGDMGVGKSCLLHQFTEKKFMADCPHTIGVEFGTRIIEVSGQKIKLQIWDTAGQERFRAVTRSYYRGAAGALMVYDITRRSTYNHLSSWLTDARNLTNPNTVIILIGNKADLEAQRDVTYEEAKQFAEENGLLFLEASAKTGENVEDAFLEAAKKIYQNIQDGSLDLNAAESGVQHKPSAPQGGRLTSEPQPQREGCGC